One segment of Natronosalvus halobius DNA contains the following:
- a CDS encoding DoxX family protein → MSTNTFNRLESRYGGITLEGHPHALSAWFVVALRFVIGGMILFAGIGKVSDWPFDANGYLVHGVDAASPVSGLYASMAANAALMDVINVAIPVTQVLIGLALIAGAFVRLAALGGALQMTAFYLGGWEGDILALFDSTLIYAVVFLAIAAFGAGRILGLDRYIEQLEIRGEPLVERYPAMRYLLG, encoded by the coding sequence ATGTCAACTAACACGTTCAACCGGCTCGAAAGCCGCTACGGCGGTATCACCCTCGAAGGCCACCCCCACGCTCTGTCGGCGTGGTTCGTCGTTGCCCTTCGGTTCGTCATCGGCGGCATGATCCTGTTCGCCGGGATCGGCAAGGTCAGTGACTGGCCGTTCGACGCGAACGGCTACCTCGTCCACGGCGTCGACGCGGCCAGCCCCGTCAGTGGGCTCTACGCTTCGATGGCGGCCAACGCCGCGCTGATGGACGTCATCAACGTCGCCATCCCGGTGACCCAGGTCCTGATCGGCCTCGCCCTCATCGCGGGGGCGTTCGTCCGGCTGGCGGCCCTCGGCGGCGCGCTCCAGATGACCGCCTTCTACCTCGGCGGGTGGGAGGGCGACATCCTCGCGCTGTTCGACTCGACGCTGATCTACGCCGTCGTCTTCCTGGCGATCGCCGCCTTCGGCGCCGGGCGCATCCTCGGCCTCGACCGCTACATCGAGCAACTCGAGATCCGCGGCGAACCGCTCGTCGAGCGGTACCCGGCGATGCGGTACCTGCTGGGCTGA